The segment tttgagtggagccaaatgctttacaaagatagacttgaagagtggatatcatcatatcagaatcaaagaaggagatgaatggaagacaacgttcaagacaaatgaaggactgtatgagtggttggtgatgccttttgggttaactaatgcaccgagtactttcatgaggctgatgaatgaggtattgaagaaattcttgggtaagtttgttattgtatatttggatgacattctgattttcagtaagacaaaagaggatcatttgttgcatttaagacaagttttgtagaggttgagagaagaaaagttgctgataaatcttaagaagtgtactttcatgaaggatgagttagtctatttgggatctgtgatatctaaggatggtttgaagatggaccttgagaaagtgaaaacaattgttgaatgacctacattggaaagcattggagaggtaagatcatttcatggattggctagtttctaccggaagtttatcagaaatttcagttcagtttgtaaccctacgaCTGTGACAATGAGGGGatataggaaggaattcaagtggaccaccagagcaaacaaaagttttgaatttctAAAGCGAAAAGTGTTCAAGCAAcccgtgttagctttaccagatttcaataaagtatttcaagtggattgtgatgcaagtggaacaacaattggagcagtcttgagttaggaagggagagtagtaccgtattttagtgagaaattgaatgatgctcggaggagatattcagtatatgatcaagaattttatgccatagttcaagccttgaagaagtggagacattacctgttgcctaaggagtttgtgttgtatatggatcatcaagctttgcagtatttgaacagtcagagtaaattgaaccagagacatatgagatgggtagaatttctgcagagttacacctttgtgttgaagcatagaagtgagaaatctaacaaagctagtgatgcattgagtagaagaaggaattttctgtcagagatgagagtgatagtattaggatttgaggagttgaagaccttgtatgatgatgacctagattttgcagaaccctggagagcatgtagagaactggttatgatggatagaagcaagtggttggattactttattcaggatgatatgttattcagaggagttcaataattgtgcatacctaagagttctatgagggagaatctaataaaggagaaacatagtggaggattagccagacactttggtgttgataaaacattagcattggtgagtgagcattacttttggccccagattcataaggatgttaggaaatatgtgcaaagttgtagagtttgtcaagttgcaaagggtagtagtcaaaatgtgggattgtataaacctttgacagtaccaaagagaccttgggaagatataagcatggatttcatacttggattgcctaaaacataaagagggaatgattctatatttgtagtagtggatagattctcaaagatgactcatttcatatcttgtaagaagacatcagatgcagtgcatatagctgacctatttttcaaggaagtggtgagattgcatggattacctaaaagcatagttccagacaaagatactaagtttgttggttatttttggagaacactttggaagaagatgaagacagatttgaagttttgTTCTACTTTTCACCCGTAGACTGATGGGcaaacaaaagtagttaaccgaagcttgggaaatttgttaagatgcttagttggagacaaaattggaagttgggatttgattcttgcacaagaagagtttgcctacaataattcaataaacaggagtaccagaaagataccttttgagattgttactagagcatACCCcaaaggtatatcagaattaagagatattagcagtgacgactagagaagttcagaagcagaaaaatttgcagatcacataaaggacttacatactcaggttaagcaacattttggaggacatgaacaacaagtataaggagaaagttgATGAGAAGAGGaggcataaggaatttgaagttggcgatgaagtaatGGTGTATCTAAGGAGAAAaatattcccagttggaacttataacaagttgcagatgaggaagtttggaccttgcaagattttgaggaagttcagttctggaaatgcatatgaagtggagttattagatagtctgagtatttcacctgtatttaaTATTGCAaacctacatcagtatcatgaactagaattcagtgaggacagtattgcagacttggagaaacagttcccccggaaggaaccagatcaaattgaagacattttggatagtaggattgggcgtagtactcagagcagtcagtataaggagtacctAGTAAAGTGGAAAGGCAGAccggttgaagattcatcttggatttataaggcagaggtagaccaccttggtttttctctgacctcagcaaagtgagagactcacttttttcaacaaccccggatgtctgatgtaggagcatcctcggttctaggcaatcttgcatcaaccaaaaatatttcctttctgttttgcagtttcaacatttcattttgcattttttggaATTGGCTCcctggatcttgaggagttggatttttcttgaggacttgatcatctaccttattcctaaatcgtgaagcatttggatcatttttcggcaagttatcgctaccagttttcgagacagttttctggtaccgattgcctggacctatttgcatttgtaatctatcgagatctactggatcccttccgtagcttgcggTGACTTGaacgttgattccgatgttccttggcatgtggtcgaccttccctttgatctacactttatcctttggattttttggaggaatttctttggcggaggtcaaccttgttgttttacacgatAGGTATTGTTCTTCAACATTCGATccttttgggctgaccggatccccttggatcgtataaatcattgtaattaagcattaaaATGTAGATAAAGAGAGATGAGTTAAGATATAGAGCATTGAAGATAGATCTTACGATttgaggtcttggttgtgacctattctgtaatgaagcatgttttagcaggctagTGAGCCGGTTTCTATAACCCAGTTGCTACCGATCGAGTGtaaacagttttcatgatataattcatccagttctgcattgcctccatcatatccttgtgtttactcttgctgaccggtccagattgatctctttgaagtccctcctaactggtgactgcatcACTAGCACATTACCAATAAGTATAAGCCTTTACTATGTGTCCATGTCCTCACCGTCTTCAAGGTCTAGAGGCTCCAATACAAAGGATCAATCCATACTCAATTCAATGGAGACACTGGAAACAACCTTTAGGAATCCAATTCCACACTTTCAATATGGTTTTGTCTTGAATTATCATTTGCATCTATCACTCATATTATGAAGGTCACCCATAGTCCATTGTAGCTAAGGTAAATGATTGACCAAGTTTTGTTGATGGGTGTAAATCCCAACCCCATAACTACAACATCCATAAATTTTTGTAAACCTCCACACTAGCATGGTTAGACTAATGTCTTCATTAAAAATTTCACTTCTTCTTTGTTTACTCTGGTATTCAAAGGCACCACCATGAACATAGATGGAATGTCTGTGTTGACACATTATTAAAAGGATGAGTTCATATAAGATTAGTCCAACACCATTTTAATGGTGTGTAGAACCATCACGACCCTTTTCTTAAAAATCCTTTGCAACCTTTGGTCCGTCATTACTCCTAAGAACACCAGCTGTCATTGCAAGGTTTTCAAGTTCAATGCCACATCCATTGTGTGCTTTAAAATGGTGCCAAGTGCACTTTGATGGGCCTTATATAAGGAGGCCACACCAAGTATTATGAATGTCACTCTTGCCATTACAAGTAGTGACCATTTCCAACAAACAATTCAGATTATGGGCGTGCAAATTCATTAACAATATCCCCTATCAAATTCACATGTGCATCATACCCCAAATCCAGTGAATCCAAAATGAAATTAGTGGTGTTTATGATTATTGTCTAGTTCACCACTTGGTCTTGTAGCTTATTCCCCTCTTTATATAAACATGGGTGATGATATAGTTTTCTATTTTTGTGAGGATCTCGCAAATAGGGAGTATAAACTTTTTTGACTTCCAATTAGCAATACCCTTGCAATGAGTTGCAACTATTATGATGAGGGAGTTCTTTCTAGATGAATTATTCAAATGTTGAGCTTCTTAGATAATTTGAGTTCGAGTAGAGCCATCTAGAATTCAACTTTGTTATTGGTTCCATTCGAGAGCTTCCAAGTTGTTGGAATCTCGATTTCATCGACATGATTTCTAATAGTACAACCAACCCCAAATGGGCTTGAATTTCCCATAATGCCTCGTCAAACTCAATCTTGAACTAGTCACTCATTAGGGGAGTCCATCTAGTGTTGGCTTTGAGAGCAGTAGTTTGATCAACCCAAAAGACCCCAGAACGAGGGGAGCACACAAATATTCAATCTCCATGTTAATAACTCTAATAAAACATATCAAGTAGTAGTCGAAGTATTGACCTTCCATTTATGTTTACTTATAATTTATTTAGATCATAAAGACAAGTCACAAAATGAATAAAAGATAAAGATATTAGACTCATACCCACGACTTAAAATCAAGTCTACATTAACAATTCTCAACCATTAAAATactataaaaaaacaaaaaacaaaaaacaaaataaaaataatctaacaaattaataaaaaataacaaatgaattcaacataaatacataattaaattatacgaaattaaatattttacatttattaaaattacaaaataacAAGAACTTATAACATATcatatattttatcataattttgtTTACTTATCTTttgattataaataaattaattccaCATTTATTAGAGCTTTACGTTGATATTGGGCTGATTCTTCTCCACCTTTAAAACGAATATAAGGCTATTTAAAGGTGATTATAGTAAAACATTATTTCATTACAAATAGCTATAGATTTATATCTTGCATGTTCAAAAATGCGCTGAGAGAATGGGTCATTTTGCTACAGATTTATATCTTGCATATTCAAAAATGTGCTGACAGAATGGGTCATTTTTGTGTATGCTATCCATTAGTACTCAGAACAAAGTTAGCATTTGGGAATGTCAGAAGAGCTCCACTGTATTTTAATCTAAACGTTATTAAAAACCCTGCTGTATCCATCTGCACAGGAATTTCAGCGTACAAAAAACTTGAGACAAATAACGCTTCCAACAATTTACAGTTATTTGACTCACTGAACACCGAACAGAAGTGCCAAGTTTCGCTCTTTGTGGACACGCTTCTTGAATGGAATCAGGTATCTATTAAACTGTTACCACTGGTTTGTAATCGTGAGGTTTGTTTAGTTCTATTTATTTATTACCCTCGTTACAGGATACATTTTTCATAAGTCACATTCAAATGTGCTACCTACGTAATTTTCCATCACAATCTTACCATATGCCAGTGGAGTTATGGGCTGCCCTACAGTGGGGAGATTTCAACGTAGCTATGGGCCACCTAATTTTGGCTGAGAGATTTGAACTTTATTTGTGTTAATTGATTTGATTCTCTGATAATTTGTTTTTTCATTATAAATCTTGGGTGCGATGTGGGTCGAATTTCACGTGCTGTAGAGTATGCTTGGACTGCATCATTATGGGTGATGCTTGAATGCACCTTATATAGCTCTCTCCAAGCTTATCATATCTCCATTGGAGTAATGGGTTGCCTTGCTTTGGTTGGGGAGATTTAAACCTACTTATGTGGCAACTTATCATGGGGGCTTTAAAGATGGGTCATACCCGTTAGATTGTTCCACACGCGACAACTTTTGAGTAAAACCATGGTCACAGGTCCAATTCTCACAATGCAACTTATTTGGCACACACAATGCATTCCCTAAGGTGAAATGGTAGCAAACCAAAGGCAGAGTGGAAATTTTGAAAAGTTTATAGACAAAATATTTCTAATACCCTTTTTGCAGTCAGCTCCATTTATCAATCCATGGTCACAAGTTCAATTCTCATTTCCCGGAACAGGTAGCACGGTTCCTAAAGCCAAACAGTAGGCAAACCTATAAATAGAGCATAAGTTTAAAACACACTATCTATGTaattgattgaatccatgaaatatTGAGAATTGGTCTGTTTGCTGGATGTGACACAAATCATTGAGCATTTTCACTGGGTATTATCATACTCAAATTTCCTCCTATTGTCAATTGGGTAGGGTAAATCCCTCATTTTCATTGGTAAATCCAGGGGATTTACGGTTTGTCTTTTAAAAGTAGTGTACGATAAGTTTGGATCACATTCATTAAATTTTAAACTCCAGTCATTGTTGAATCAGAGTGTACTTTACATTGATTGCACTATAGCTTCACCACATGCCTGTTTTGGAGTTATTGGATTCCTTATTGCGGTGAGGGGGATTTGAAACTGGCTCATCCTTCTACACGTGTCCCTCCTTATCATTACATAATGGCCCTATGCATTGGTAGGACAAAGCCTTTTAAGTGTAGTGTACGATAAGCTTGGAATGCATCCATAGAATTCTAAAGTTGGGTCACTATTGAATCAGAATGTACCTCACTTTGATTACACTGTTAGCTTCATTACATGCCTGTCGGAGTTATAGGATGCCCTATTGCCGTGAGGGGGATTTGTATCTGGCTCATCTTCTTGCATGGGCCCTTGCTTATCATTATGTAATGACCCTATGGATTGGTAGGACAAAGCCTTTTTCTAGTTACATAGAGGTGAGATTATTGGGCTTGTGAGTGATAGGGCTGGGTTAGTTGCCCTGGGAGTGCAAGGCTTTGCTGGAAAGCCAGTAGCATCAGGCATGAGAAAATAAATCACAAAGATAACAAACATGCACCCAAAATGTTTTTAGGGGACAACATTTGATTTTCATTCTCTATATTTATCCTCTATTTTTGCCCCTTCAAAACAGATTTTACTCTCATCACTAATCTAATTTAGTATGCTTCTTCGTCATACTGCAATTAGCTGTAATCTTTGGGTCACCTGGATTTCTCTGTCACCAAGCTTTGAGCTCTTGCATCATAATAAGTGCAAGTTAAGGTTTGAGCTCCGAGCCATGATAAACTGAAtttgcattaaaaataaaaaactggCTTTCTTTGTGTTGAATTTGAAGAGACAATTTGTAAAATCCCAGAGATGCAGCTATCGAGAGCTTGGGCTTACAACATATTTTTTTGTTGGTCATTGCAGCGAATGAACCTTACTGCAGTTACTGAGCGCTGTGCTGTGATGGAGAGGCATGTGGAGGACTCACTTACATTGCTTCCAATTATTGAAAATGCATATAGCAAACATTGCTCTGCAATTGAAACTCCCAAGTTCAAGGTGGTTGATGTAGGGAGTGGAGCTGGACTTCCTGGGGTTATTCTTGCTATTGCACGTCCAGGTAAGACAGTTGCTTGTATTTCATCTAGATGTAAAAATGGAATTATAGTAAGTTGAACTACCGTGGTGATTGAGgccagatttcaacaaagtgtaTTGGTGCAAATATGTCCAACTATGAGTAATGCTGGTAGAGCACAAGAAATAGGCAGTgtgtaaataattaaaattttaaaacagaGCAACATACCATGTTAGATTGGACAGATCTTGTGATGTAATATGCATAATCTATATTAATTATATGATCCTGCTTTCATTGAAACTGTCTTTGCTTTTCTTGTTTTAAGCAAAGAGAAAAGGAATGAGAGGGACTTGTGTTGTTTTTATGCTTTTGTTGAAACtatctttttgtttgtttcaaCTAAAGAAAAAAGGAATGGCAGGAACTTGTTTTGTTTTTGAACTCTGGCCCACCTCCTTGATTTTTCAACATTTTATTATAGAGATGACAAATGAATTCATATTTTCTCAGCGTTTCATTTGTGGAGGACACAGAAAGAAAaacatgatttaaaaaaaatcttcaCCCTAGAAGCAGTTTAACCTCATCTTTGATCTCAAAAACAACTTTGACTCTAGACCTAGTTTTACATCCACAACATACTTAAGTCACATTTCTATTATTCTGCAAATACTTTGTTACATCATTGATCTACCCATGAAAATGCACTTGCGCCAATGGAAAAGGGTACTTAATTTGTTCATTCATTTTCCCACATTTGTAATTGAGAGTTTTATATCATTCGATATTTATGGCGAATTCAATGTGTGTTAAAGAGTTAATTTGGGCAATACTTTTGTTACTAGGTAGATATGTACAATAGGACCTTGAATACTATAGTTCTTAACACTTTGTTGATTAAAAGGAATAGTTATGTGATATACTGCTGGTCAAGAGTGTTAAAGATGATAGCTTCGGTCAGATAAATATGATCATGAATGAGACTTACATTATTAGaataatttatatatgtataccaatatacataataataataattgagtttattattattatatatattaatatacatacattAATATTCTTGTCATGAATAAATTAAATCTGATTAAATAATCTAATGACTGATCATATATTGATCATCATCTTCCAAGTGTAAATCTGCGATCATGCATGATCCATACCCTGTCTATAGAGTGTATCGACTATCTTCTTCGATTTACCATAAATCGATAATGTGTATCGATTTACCTTAATCGATAATGTATATCGATTAACTGATTCTTCATTTTAACATACCGATTGTGAATCGGTTGTGTTAACTGAATAGTTAACTATTAAATGTGAATTGGTATTTGTTTGTAATAATAAACGGTTTGTTAATGCATTATGAAACtaccgattatgaatcggtatttGTTTGTAATAATAAACGGTTTGTTAATGCtaccgattatgaatcggtatttGCAATATTAAATGGGGAGGCACATCGGTGGagagacatgtctccacacgtgtggagacatgtctctCCATCGATGTGCCTccccatttatatatatatatagaattcacAAACAGATTGATGAAGGTAGTACCGCAATCTATTAGTGCAAGTGTGGAGACATGTCTCTCCACCGATGTGCCTccccatttatatatatatatatatagaattcacAATCAGATCGATG is part of the Cryptomeria japonica chromosome 10, Sugi_1.0, whole genome shotgun sequence genome and harbors:
- the LOC131076132 gene encoding uncharacterized protein LOC131076132, with product MFKNALREWVILLQIYILHIQKCADRMGHFCVCYPLVLRTKLAFGNVRRAPLYFNLNVIKNPAVSICTGISAYKKLETNNASNNLQLFDSLNTEQKCQVSLFVDTLLEWNQRMNLTAVTERCAVMERHVEDSLTLLPIIENAYSKHCSAIETPKFKVVDVGSGAGLPGVILAIARPDWQVTLIEPRQKRCCFMENFVELSSISNIQIVRIRAEDAGQNPEFREMYDVAVARAVAEMRVLAEYCLPLIRVGGLFVAAKGYEPQEEVKNAKKAIGLLGAFILQLCSVASEGPYGQRTAVLCLKDRPTPAKYPRHLGLPAKLPL